The genomic DNA CTTTCTGTGTTCTATCATAATAGTTGTTTTTTCATTATTGATTGAAACTTCACCAATAGGTGATTTCTTCATAAGGAATGCTACTTGTTGTGCTGCTAATTCTGGTGTTAATCCTAGTTGTTCGGCCTTTGTTTGATCAACATGGATTTGCCATTCTTTCTTAGAGTCTTCTAAATTCGTTTTTACTTTAGAGAGAGTAGGCATATCTTTTAGTTTTGTTTCGACGATAGTAGCAGCCTCTTTCAAATTCGTTTCGTTAGTGGCTGTTACGTTAAATTGTAAAATATTACCGCCGCCAGAGCTTGAATAACTCGTTTTTATATAATCAAGTTCAGCGGGCTCAAAAGCTTTATGTCCTTTTTTTAACTCTTTAATATACTGATCAATATCAGAGCCTTTCTTGAAGACTACAAATATACTGGCAAGATTATTTTTCGTTGTTTGTCCCCATTGTGCATCTTCTGCGCTAGATCCCATTCGTAAAATAACATCCGTTACATCTGAATTAGAAAGTAATTTCTTTTCGAAATCGAAGGCTTTTTGTTTTTGTGTTTCAGCAGCGTAATCAGCTGGGAAAGTCATGTTAATAGATAACATTGTGTCGTCTTCAGATTTTATGTTCGCTTTCGGTAGTAATATATAGGCTGCAATCGATCCTGCAAATAATAAAAAAGAAGTAAGTAGAATAATGAATTTATGCGAAAGAGCCCACTTTAATGTAGCGACATATCGTGGTGAAGAATTTGGCTTTCGATGTTTTGTCTTTTTGAGTAGTAAAAAAGCCATAAGTGGAACAACTGTTAGTGCAACGAGTAAGGATGAAAGAATAGAATATACAACTGCTAATACCATAGGTAACATTAATTTTCCGATTACTCCTGATACGAGGCCGATAGGTAAGAAAACAGCGACCGTTGTTAAAGTGGAAGAAGTAATTGCGACGGCGACCTCTTTCGTTGCATCGAGAATAATATCTTTAGAGAAAGATTCTTTTTGTAAACGACGGAAAATATTCTCAATGACAACGATGCTATCATCGACGAGACGTCCCACTGCAACGGCTAAACCACCAAGTGTTAGGGTGTTAAGTGTGATATTAGATTGGTGTAGTAAAAAAAGTGTTAATAAAATAGATAATGGAATACTGACGACAGCGATGAGTGTCGTTCGGAAGTTACGCAAAAAGATTAAGATAATTAGAGTTGCAGCAATTGCTCCAAGGATTACTTCTTTTCCCATACTAGTAACAGCATTTTCAACTTGCTCATGAGTTGAGGCTAAAAGTTTAATAGAAAACTGATCTTTATATTCTTTACTTATATCTTTGATTTTTTTATCAATTTCTTTTCCGATTGCAACTGCATTTTTACTTGGCTCTTTCATGATGATTAATCCAGTGCCTTCTTCTCCATTTATATGTGAGATTGTATCGTAGTGCTGTTTAAGTTCAACTTGAGCAACATCTTGTAATTTTACTTGAGGTGCAATGGTGATGTTTTTAATGTCATCTACATTTTTTATATCCCCAATGACGCGAAGATTATATTCTTCTTTATT from Bacillus basilensis includes the following:
- a CDS encoding efflux RND transporter permease subunit, with product MDRLTKFSLKNRAAVIIMVFLISILGVYSGSKLPMEFLPSIDNPAVTVTTLSPGLDAEAMTKEVTDPLEKQFRNLEHIDNITSSTHEGLSRIDIAYTSKANMKDAASEVEKAINTIKLPKDATKPVVSQLNTSMIPLAQIAIQKQNGFSKADEKQIEKEIVPQLESIDGVANVMFFGKSASELSITLDPNQLKDKNVTTEQILKVLQGKETSTPAGSITVNKEEYNLRVIGDIKNVDDIKNITIAPQVKLQDVAQVELKQHYDTISHINGEEGTGLIIMKEPSKNAVAIGKEIDKKIKDISKEYKDQFSIKLLASTHEQVENAVTSMGKEVILGAIAATLIILIFLRNFRTTLIAVVSIPLSILLTLFLLHQSNITLNTLTLGGLAVAVGRLVDDSIVVIENIFRRLQKESFSKDIILDATKEVAVAITSSTLTTVAVFLPIGLVSGVIGKLMLPMVLAVVYSILSSLLVALTVVPLMAFLLLKKTKHRKPNSSPRYVATLKWALSHKFIILLTSFLLFAGSIAAYILLPKANIKSEDDTMLSINMTFPADYAAETQKQKAFDFEKKLLSNSDVTDVILRMGSSAEDAQWGQTTKNNLASIFVVFKKGSDIDQYIKELKKGHKAFEPAELDYIKTSYSSSGGGNILQFNVTATNETNLKEAATIVETKLKDMPTLSKVKTNLEDSKKEWQIHVDQTKAEQLGLTPELAAQQVAFLMKKSPIGEVSINNEKTTIMIEHRKENITKQEDILNTSILSPINGPIPLKDIATISEKQLQTEVFHKDGKETIQITAEATNEDLSKVSTEVNKAITGLDLPSGAKVNIAGTTESMQENFTDLFKIMGIAIGIVYLIMVITFGQARAPFAILFSLPLAAVGGILGLIVSGTPVDINSLIGALMLIGIVVTNAIVLIERVQQNREHGMETRDALLEAGSTRLRPIIMTAITTIVAMLPLLFGQSQAGSMVSKSLAVVVIGGLAVSTVLTLVVVPVMYELLDKIGRKRRSRRKISTSTETPDI